From the Mycoplasmatota bacterium genome, one window contains:
- a CDS encoding FAD-dependent oxidoreductase, translating into MKKRKYDIVIIGGSIGGTLAALSCAKMGKRVVLTEETKWIGGQFTNQAVPADEHRWVEEFGCTATYRQFRDAVRDYYKNHPYIKEGIKSKKNLNPGEGWVSRICHEPRVSLKILEDMLLPYINKGSITILTETKAIYSKKVEDDIKSITVKSLPTNELIELIGKYYLDATDTGELLPLTSTEYITGAESKDEFNEPHALDTANCEDMQPTTWVAALEYIENEDHTIEKPEMYDFFRNYQMNYDDDVILSWYAPDPDERKKRLYGMFDWITTKDGQQIPPLFTYRRIINKNYFKEEFKLNDVTLLNWPMNDYYLGNIFDNENSEYHKYMAKQQTLSLVYWLQTEADRPDGGKGFKGLKLRGDVLGTEDGLAMAPYIRESRRIKAKFTVVEQDINADIQKTLPHFWDTVGIGCYHIDIHMTTVSNSYFYHTSWPFEIPLGSMIPIKTKNLIASCKNLGTTHLTNGCYRLHPVEWNIGEVAGYLASYCINHNITPAKLYEDKYLVEEFQQLLIKNGIELHWPEDKVHAI; encoded by the coding sequence ATGAAAAAAAGAAAATATGATATTGTTATTATTGGTGGAAGTATAGGGGGTACCCTAGCAGCATTATCATGTGCTAAGATGGGGAAACGTGTTGTCTTAACGGAAGAAACGAAATGGATTGGTGGACAATTTACAAATCAAGCTGTTCCAGCTGATGAACATAGATGGGTAGAAGAATTTGGTTGCACAGCTACTTACCGACAATTTAGAGATGCTGTAAGAGATTATTATAAGAATCATCCTTATATTAAAGAAGGTATTAAATCAAAGAAAAATTTAAATCCTGGTGAGGGTTGGGTGAGTAGAATATGTCATGAACCTCGTGTATCGCTAAAGATTTTAGAAGATATGCTTTTACCTTATATAAACAAGGGTTCAATCACAATTTTAACTGAGACAAAAGCAATCTATTCTAAAAAAGTGGAAGATGATATTAAGAGTATTACTGTTAAAAGTTTACCCACTAATGAATTAATTGAATTAATAGGAAAATATTATCTAGATGCTACCGATACTGGTGAATTACTTCCCTTAACTAGTACAGAATACATTACTGGAGCTGAAAGTAAGGATGAGTTTAATGAACCCCATGCATTAGATACTGCTAATTGTGAAGATATGCAACCTACGACTTGGGTAGCTGCTCTTGAATATATAGAAAATGAAGATCACACGATTGAAAAACCGGAAATGTATGATTTCTTTAGAAATTATCAAATGAATTATGATGATGATGTCATTTTAAGTTGGTATGCCCCAGACCCAGATGAGCGAAAGAAGCGATTATATGGGATGTTTGACTGGATTACAACGAAAGATGGTCAACAAATTCCACCGTTATTTACCTATCGTCGAATTATTAATAAAAATTATTTTAAGGAAGAATTTAAGTTAAATGATGTGACATTATTAAATTGGCCTATGAATGATTATTATTTAGGTAATATTTTTGATAATGAAAATAGTGAATATCACAAATATATGGCAAAACAACAAACATTATCACTTGTTTATTGGTTGCAAACTGAGGCAGATAGACCAGATGGTGGTAAAGGTTTTAAAGGATTAAAACTTCGTGGTGATGTACTGGGGACTGAAGATGGATTAGCGATGGCACCTTATATTCGAGAATCCCGTCGAATAAAGGCAAAATTTACAGTGGTAGAACAGGATATAAATGCTGATATACAAAAAACCTTACCACATTTTTGGGATACCGTTGGAATAGGTTGTTATCATATTGACATCCATATGACAACCGTCTCAAACTCCTATTTTTATCATACGAGTTGGCCATTTGAAATTCCATTAGGATCAATGATCCCAATAAAGACCAAGAACTTAATTGCTTCTTGTAAGAATTTAGGAACAACTCATCTAACAAATGGTTGTTATCGATTACATCCAGTTGAATGGAATATTGGAGAAGTTGCAGGATATTTGGCTAGTTATTGTATCAATCATAATATTACTCCTGCAAAACTGTATGAAGATAAATATCTTGTTGAAGAATTTCAACAGTTATTAATAAAAAATGGGATAGAGTTACACTGGCCTGAAGATAAAGTGCATGCCATCTAA
- a CDS encoding WG repeat-containing protein produces MKMRTKVILILGNLLIITAIILLVIKGLYYQNYVYVYPITGDVFEFKHEIDGKKGLINVSNGEVIADEIYEDIECDTIGAVCKTKLNGKYGIIDLNGNVLVNNLYDNMKFNSNFYYVDKDQNYSLIYLSDRNTLKINFYDIMDLKSNLLIVEKDLKYSIIDMEGNTILGPLDEGIVIEHVSHQYVLITKDQQYSLIDIEGNIIVDYLPKNQFIYRIDSTNQIVYTRYLHDKYGFINFKENIVVEPVYEELSSFVDKISSVKLNNKFGFINDKNEVVIDFKYSDTNNFSEGLACVEYNSKYGYIDKLGNIVIDFQYSNARDFKDGVAIVDEYKFINKNNEFIIPTHNSNHDIEYKNLYTSYRKMKYYYVNDDGSVFYKNWKEDYGSLIEEGTKITNKESKVILDKEFHNIEYINDNMFCIRSNESYEWECYDMEGERVFKKYMYNTYNHYFIDSPYFYLQDHNNHYIFDYNRKLIYKNDKSETNLYISKSNQFIVTTKGNKILSYNINTKEKKVIYNVSFFKSLFSGELFDE; encoded by the coding sequence TTGAAAATGAGAACTAAGGTCATTTTAATTTTGGGGAATCTTTTGATAATAACAGCTATTATTTTGCTCGTCATAAAGGGATTGTATTATCAAAATTATGTATATGTGTATCCTATTACAGGAGATGTCTTTGAATTTAAGCATGAAATTGATGGTAAAAAGGGATTAATTAATGTTAGTAATGGTGAAGTTATTGCTGATGAGATATATGAAGATATAGAATGTGACACTATCGGAGCAGTTTGTAAAACTAAATTGAATGGAAAGTATGGGATTATTGATCTAAATGGGAATGTTTTAGTGAACAACTTATATGATAACATGAAGTTTAATTCTAACTTTTACTATGTAGACAAAGATCAAAATTATAGCCTTATTTATCTTAGTGATCGCAATACTCTAAAGATTAACTTTTATGATATAATGGATTTAAAATCCAACTTATTGATTGTTGAGAAAGATTTAAAATATAGTATTATTGATATGGAAGGGAATACCATTTTAGGTCCTTTAGATGAAGGGATTGTCATTGAACATGTTAGTCATCAGTATGTTCTTATCACAAAAGATCAACAGTATAGTTTAATAGATATAGAAGGAAATATAATCGTTGATTACTTACCAAAGAATCAATTTATTTACCGTATAGATTCTACAAATCAAATTGTCTATACTCGTTATCTACATGATAAGTATGGATTCATTAATTTTAAAGAAAATATAGTCGTTGAACCAGTATATGAGGAATTATCATCATTTGTCGATAAAATAAGTTCTGTAAAATTAAATAATAAGTTTGGATTTATCAATGATAAAAATGAAGTTGTAATAGACTTCAAATATAGTGATACAAATAATTTTAGTGAAGGATTAGCTTGTGTAGAATATAATTCTAAGTATGGTTATATCGATAAATTAGGAAATATTGTAATAGATTTTCAATATTCTAATGCTCGTGATTTTAAAGATGGTGTAGCTATAGTTGATGAATATAAATTTATTAATAAAAATAATGAATTCATTATTCCTACCCATAATAGTAATCATGATATTGAATATAAAAATCTATATACTTCATATAGAAAAATGAAATATTATTATGTAAATGATGATGGTTCTGTTTTTTATAAAAATTGGAAAGAGGATTATGGTTCTTTAATTGAAGAAGGGACAAAAATTACTAATAAAGAAAGTAAGGTTATCCTTGATAAGGAATTTCACAATATTGAATATATTAATGATAATATGTTTTGCATAAGGTCAAATGAATCATATGAATGGGAATGCTACGACATGGAAGGTGAAAGGGTATTTAAAAAATATATGTATAATACTTATAATCACTATTTTATTGATTCCCCATATTTTTATTTACAGGATCACAATAATCATTATATATTTGATTATAATAGAAAATTAATTTATAAAAATGATAAAAGTGAAACTAATTTATACATTTCTAAATCTAATCAATTTATAGTAACTACAAAAGGAAATAAAATTTTATCTTATAATATAAACACTAAAGAAAAAAAGGTCATATACAACGTGTCATTTTTTAAGTCTTTATTCAGTGGCGAACTTTTCGATGAATAA
- a CDS encoding WG repeat-containing protein has protein sequence MNKIKKIFIIIWLPIVIAICWYNTRYQKYYFVSVTPVSGDIFKFETSGKDGLINVSTGKIIVKAKYIYMECNKSSEFCVTYNGDYGIINLNGKKLVDNVYDKMKIQNDKIIAVKNEKYSIVDAHGNILLGPLDKGVEIKYSKSQYAIITKDQQYSLIDMEGNKVIDYLPTNTYIYPSYSNDQIVYIINKNNNKRGFINLEENVIVEPVYDSLPLFVNEIAVVKLNNKYGFINDKNEVIIDFKYEDANNFSEGLASVEYNSKFGYIDELGNVVIDYQYDNASDFIDGVAHIDFGDSDGFINKNNERIIPNHNSNHEIEYKNYFNNSKYYYVNNDGSIFYKNWGEDYGLIIDETKIINRKGNIIIDKDFQKIEYINDNMFCIRSRNWECYDMEGEKLFEYEHSIFDAYNINKDLENEGLPLFYFSEGETYYVYNDNGDLIYRSGKGEGQAYISGSNNFIVTTKGNKIITYNINTKEKKEIYKVPFTI, from the coding sequence ATGAATAAAATTAAGAAAATTTTTATAATAATATGGTTGCCTATTGTGATAGCAATCTGTTGGTATAATACGAGGTACCAAAAATATTATTTTGTAAGTGTTACTCCTGTATCTGGAGATATTTTTAAATTTGAAACATCTGGTAAAGATGGATTGATTAATGTTAGTACTGGTAAAATTATTGTTAAAGCTAAATATATTTATATGGAATGTAACAAATCTAGTGAATTTTGTGTAACTTATAATGGTGATTATGGAATTATCAATCTTAATGGAAAGAAATTAGTTGATAATGTATATGATAAGATGAAAATTCAAAACGACAAAATCATTGCAGTGAAAAATGAAAAATATAGTATCGTTGATGCTCACGGAAACATACTTTTAGGTCCTTTAGATAAAGGGGTAGAAATTAAATACAGTAAATCTCAATATGCCATTATTACTAAAGACCAACAATATAGCTTAATAGATATGGAAGGAAATAAAGTGATTGATTATTTACCTACAAATACATATATCTATCCAAGTTATTCTAACGATCAAATTGTCTATATCATAAATAAAAATAATAATAAGAGAGGATTTATTAATCTAGAAGAAAACGTGATTGTTGAACCAGTATATGATAGTCTTCCGCTTTTTGTTAATGAAATAGCTGTCGTAAAATTAAATAACAAATATGGATTTATCAATGATAAAAATGAAGTGATAATCGACTTTAAATATGAGGATGCAAATAATTTCAGTGAGGGATTAGCTAGTGTAGAATATAATTCTAAGTTTGGATATATCGATGAGTTAGGTAATGTTGTGATTGATTATCAATATGATAACGCTAGTGATTTTATAGATGGAGTTGCTCATATCGATTTTGGTGATTCAGATGGGTTCATTAATAAAAACAATGAAAGAATAATTCCTAATCATAATAGTAATCATGAAATTGAATACAAAAACTATTTTAACAATTCGAAATACTATTATGTAAATAATGATGGATCTATTTTTTATAAAAATTGGGGTGAAGATTATGGTTTAATTATCGATGAAACAAAAATTATCAATCGAAAAGGTAATATCATCATAGATAAGGATTTTCAAAAGATTGAATACATAAATGATAATATGTTTTGTATACGATCAAGAAATTGGGAGTGCTATGATATGGAAGGTGAAAAATTATTTGAATATGAACATTCTATATTTGATGCATATAACATTAATAAGGATTTAGAAAATGAAGGATTACCACTTTTTTATTTTTCAGAGGGAGAAACTTATTATGTATACAATGACAATGGAGATTTAATATATAGGAGCGGTAAAGGAGAAGGACAAGCATACATTTCTGGATCTAATAATTTTATAGTAACTACAAAAGGGAATAAAATTATAACCTATAACATTAACACTAAAGAGAAAAAAGAAATATATAAAGTGCCGTTTACAATTTAA
- a CDS encoding alpha/beta hydrolase: MKKVKIELNKHLDIPYLLYYLENSKNCPLVIMGHGFNNDKYEGSDIAIKLASKEVCVLSFDLYKQGERYDGFLDKVKSDAEFGYTLFNIIKKSNEDLLKLIDFFKQDDKVDASKIGMLGFSLGANLCFYSFANNKDLKFAVPILGSPDFTNLLIYSMEKENESDFKTQEEIKLLEFIKGIDPYDNLVQNENRHLFIINGTKDDDVPSRFSENFYQEIKKRYDLNDSKVELLITDDNHYVSNEMKDNAIEWIINNIL, from the coding sequence ATGAAAAAAGTTAAAATTGAACTTAATAAACATTTAGATATTCCCTATCTATTATATTATTTAGAAAATTCAAAAAATTGTCCTTTAGTTATTATGGGACACGGATTTAATAATGATAAATATGAAGGTTCTGATATAGCGATTAAACTTGCTTCAAAAGAAGTTTGTGTACTTTCCTTTGATTTATATAAACAAGGAGAGCGATATGATGGTTTCTTAGATAAGGTTAAAAGTGATGCAGAATTTGGATATACATTATTTAATATTATAAAGAAATCAAATGAAGATCTATTAAAATTAATTGACTTTTTTAAACAAGATGATAAAGTTGATGCTTCAAAAATTGGCATGTTAGGCTTTTCTTTAGGTGCAAACCTGTGTTTTTATTCTTTCGCAAATAATAAGGATTTAAAATTTGCAGTACCTATATTAGGGAGTCCAGATTTTACAAACTTATTAATATATAGTATGGAAAAAGAAAATGAGTCAGATTTTAAAACCCAAGAAGAGATAAAATTACTTGAATTTATTAAAGGAATTGACCCATATGATAATTTAGTTCAAAATGAAAATCGTCACTTGTTTATAATTAATGGAACAAAAGATGATGATGTTCCATCTAGATTTTCAGAGAACTTTTATCAAGAAATAAAGAAAAGGTATGATTTAAATGATAGTAAGGTTGAATTATTGATAACAGATGACAATCATTACGTTTCAAATGAAATGAAAGATAATGCGATTGAGTGGATTATTAATAATATCTTATAG
- a CDS encoding DEAD/DEAH box helicase family protein, whose amino-acid sequence MDFKFKGQWRLYQQRVLDELNFHLDDKKLHVVAAPGSGKTILGLEALFRLGQNTLILTPTITIREQWITRFEEFYLPDDKDKDAFITNDLTSPKLLTVSTYQALHSAYKKLINKETSDDIGHEVIDFSKIDLIKELKQINIGTIVIDEAHHLRTEWWKSLTDVISKLGNIKIIALTATPPYDVSKYEWDKYQELCGMIDAEIYVPELVKARNLCPHQDYVYFNYPTDNELESINEFRHQVYKIVNELFKNESFINAIKDDKWIKEPKQYLEDILKDPEYYTSMLVFLNELGIKITKNKIKILGHCSNLPNLNYIWLEKLLNGFLYNHNENSDNEVLRKELKSTLKKHGCIERKKVYLKSTNKINKLLINSLGKLNSITEIVHSEYSNLKEALRMVILTDYIRQEILLKENDEMTPINMIGVVPIFETLRRNLNVSKLGVLSGSVIIIPKGSINKFHNILDSYNINSEQIKITELTHDENYCQVQFNGQSNKQKVNIISRLFSEGEINVLIGTKSLLGEGWDEPSINSLILASFVGSYMLSNQMRGRAIRIDKNNLNKTANIWHLVCIDRDDYYEGNILKKTYLKLEQAELYGNKIMNSEDFTTLKRRFNSFVGISYDGSVIENGIDRLNIIKPPFTKKHISEINKMMLKLSNQREDLSEKWFNILNDIDDFSQVTEIVEADKNLIPNRFIYLDKYALLIAELMSMSIFLLNYIKVGLHNSVLSTTMFIIVLLLIVPAFKSAKIVLRYGNVRGRIKLIAKIILETLQYIDVVETEGIKVNSEELNKYLVSCSLYGATSYEKTVFNDCLKQFFNPIDNPRYLLIRKSMFGILKRKDYHAIPGIIGINKKGAEFFCDRWHKKIGSCDLIYTRNFKGRQILLKSRTNSLSYSLLSKTEKKRIWKNKWH is encoded by the coding sequence ATGGATTTTAAATTTAAAGGTCAATGGAGACTTTATCAACAAAGAGTATTAGATGAACTAAATTTTCATTTAGATGATAAAAAATTACATGTAGTTGCTGCGCCTGGTTCTGGTAAGACAATATTAGGGTTAGAAGCGTTGTTTCGTTTGGGACAAAATACATTGATTCTTACACCGACTATTACGATTAGAGAACAATGGATCACCCGATTTGAAGAGTTTTATTTACCTGATGATAAAGATAAAGATGCTTTCATCACAAATGATTTGACATCGCCTAAGTTATTAACCGTCTCAACTTATCAAGCGCTTCATTCAGCTTATAAAAAACTTATTAATAAAGAAACAAGTGATGATATAGGACATGAAGTAATTGATTTTTCAAAGATAGACTTAATTAAAGAATTAAAACAGATTAATATAGGTACGATTGTTATTGATGAAGCTCATCATTTAAGAACTGAATGGTGGAAATCATTAACTGATGTCATTAGTAAACTAGGTAATATAAAAATTATCGCATTAACTGCTACGCCACCATATGATGTTTCAAAGTATGAATGGGATAAGTATCAAGAATTATGTGGTATGATTGATGCAGAGATATATGTGCCAGAATTAGTGAAAGCTAGGAACTTATGCCCACATCAAGATTACGTTTATTTTAACTATCCAACTGATAATGAATTAGAAAGTATCAATGAGTTTAGACATCAAGTTTACAAAATCGTTAATGAATTATTCAAAAATGAATCATTCATTAACGCAATTAAAGATGATAAATGGATTAAAGAACCTAAACAATATTTAGAAGATATTTTAAAAGATCCTGAATATTATACAAGTATGCTTGTATTTTTAAATGAGTTGGGTATTAAAATCACTAAAAATAAAATTAAGATTTTAGGACATTGTTCTAATTTACCTAACCTAAATTATATCTGGTTAGAAAAATTGTTGAATGGTTTTCTATACAACCACAATGAAAATTCTGATAATGAGGTATTAAGAAAAGAACTTAAATCTACATTAAAAAAACATGGTTGTATTGAGAGGAAAAAGGTTTATTTAAAGAGTACGAACAAAATAAATAAACTATTGATTAATAGTTTAGGTAAATTAAATAGTATTACAGAAATTGTTCATAGTGAATATTCAAATCTTAAAGAAGCATTACGTATGGTAATATTGACCGATTATATTCGTCAAGAGATATTGCTTAAAGAAAACGATGAAATGACACCAATAAATATGATTGGTGTTGTACCAATATTTGAAACTTTACGTAGAAATTTAAATGTTTCAAAACTAGGTGTTTTAAGTGGTTCAGTTATTATCATCCCTAAGGGTTCTATCAATAAATTTCATAATATTTTAGATAGTTATAATATCAATAGTGAACAGATTAAAATTACTGAACTAACACATGATGAAAATTATTGTCAAGTTCAGTTTAATGGGCAATCTAACAAACAAAAAGTGAATATAATATCTAGACTATTTTCTGAAGGTGAAATTAATGTCTTAATCGGGACAAAATCACTTTTAGGTGAAGGTTGGGATGAACCATCCATTAATTCATTAATTTTAGCGAGTTTTGTTGGGTCTTATATGTTGTCAAATCAAATGCGAGGAAGAGCGATTAGAATCGATAAAAATAATCTAAATAAAACCGCAAATATTTGGCATCTAGTTTGTATTGATAGAGATGATTATTACGAGGGTAATATCTTAAAGAAAACATACTTAAAATTAGAGCAAGCTGAACTTTATGGAAATAAAATAATGAATAGTGAGGATTTTACAACATTAAAAAGAAGGTTTAATAGTTTTGTTGGTATTTCTTATGATGGTTCTGTTATCGAAAACGGAATTGATCGTTTAAATATTATAAAACCTCCTTTCACAAAAAAACATATATCAGAAATAAATAAGATGATGCTTAAATTATCAAATCAACGTGAAGATTTAAGTGAAAAATGGTTTAATATCTTAAATGATATTGACGATTTTTCGCAAGTAACAGAAATAGTAGAAGCAGACAAGAACCTAATTCCAAATCGATTTATTTATCTTGATAAATATGCCTTACTTATTGCTGAATTAATGTCAATGTCAATCTTTTTACTTAATTATATAAAAGTAGGATTGCATAATTCGGTCCTGTCTACTACTATGTTTATTATTGTATTATTGCTCATAGTTCCTGCTTTTAAATCAGCTAAGATTGTATTGCGGTATGGTAACGTAAGAGGAAGAATTAAATTAATCGCAAAAATCATATTAGAAACATTACAGTATATTGATGTTGTTGAAACAGAAGGTATTAAGGTAAATTCCGAGGAATTAAATAAATACCTAGTTTCATGTTCACTATATGGCGCTACAAGTTATGAGAAAACAGTTTTTAATGATTGTTTAAAACAGTTTTTTAATCCGATTGATAATCCGAGATACTTGCTTATAAGAAAAAGTATGTTTGGTATACTGAAAAGAAAAGATTATCATGCAATTCCAGGCATTATTGGTATTAATAAAAAAGGTGCAGAGTTTTTTTGTGATAGATGGCACAAAAAAATTGGATCATGTGATTTAATTTATACGAGAAATTTTAAAGGTAGACAGATATTGTTGAAATCTAGAACAAATTCACTGTCATATTCCTTATTGTCTAAAACAGAAAAGAAACGGATATGGAAAAATAAATGGCATTGA
- a CDS encoding ATP-binding cassette domain-containing protein has product MIEIGINQLRKFYGANKIFENVSFELQTNDIIGLIGQNGTGKTTLMKVLMGEENAEGDIFIRKGIKLSYLHQIPIYDKNDSVIDILYKAFINIQLLKKEMSKLEKEMAILKDNELDKIMNQYSQMQTEFDILGGYEIEEKLGKIVTGLQLEKFINMPFNTLSGGEKTRVMLGKVLLENPDVLLLDEPTNHLDIKMVSWLEGYLTRYKLTAIIISHDRYFLDKVVNKIIELHSKGIEVYHGNYSYYKVEKVKRYEALMKEFQNQQKKINNMEEQIKRYRIWGKMRDSDKMYRKAKELEKRLTKIDKLDKPNKDKVIKMNFDQQHRSSKRVYELKNISKSYQNKPVFSDLNLEIFYQDTLTIIGDNGSGKSTLLKIMMQEISPDQGTVQVGSRVKVGYLPQEIIFNDESLTILETYQKFFECTTLKARNALAGVLFTKEDVFKKINVLSGGEKIRLKLLMLMDQQVNVLLLDEPTNHLDIDSREILENSLLSFKGTLIVISHDRYLINKLSNRIAEIENNRLKVYEGDFDSYLIEKQKERDKQKEAVNKEKMKRSFKKKTEKINKQDNISEEKILEEIEKKENQITDIIHQMNLNYRDGVRLKELNNEKDELEKEIEELYECLEN; this is encoded by the coding sequence ATGATTGAAATAGGAATTAACCAGTTGCGTAAATTTTATGGAGCTAATAAAATATTTGAAAATGTTTCATTTGAATTACAAACAAATGATATTATCGGGTTAATTGGTCAAAATGGAACTGGAAAAACAACATTAATGAAGGTTTTAATGGGAGAAGAAAATGCTGAAGGGGATATTTTTATAAGAAAGGGAATTAAATTAAGTTATTTACATCAAATTCCTATCTATGATAAAAATGATTCTGTTATTGATATATTATATAAGGCATTTATAAATATTCAATTATTAAAAAAAGAGATGAGTAAATTAGAAAAAGAGATGGCTATTCTAAAAGATAATGAACTAGATAAAATAATGAATCAGTATAGTCAAATGCAAACGGAGTTTGATATATTAGGTGGATATGAAATAGAAGAGAAACTTGGAAAAATTGTAACAGGACTTCAACTTGAAAAATTTATTAATATGCCATTTAATACACTAAGTGGTGGAGAAAAAACGAGAGTTATGTTAGGAAAAGTATTGTTAGAAAATCCTGATGTTTTATTACTTGATGAACCTACTAATCATTTAGATATAAAGATGGTAAGTTGGTTAGAAGGTTATCTTACAAGATATAAACTTACTGCGATTATTATTTCCCATGATAGATATTTTTTAGATAAAGTAGTTAATAAGATAATTGAACTACACTCAAAAGGAATAGAAGTTTATCACGGTAATTATAGTTATTATAAGGTAGAAAAGGTAAAAAGATATGAAGCGTTAATGAAAGAATTTCAGAATCAACAAAAAAAGATAAATAATATGGAAGAGCAGATTAAAAGGTATCGAATTTGGGGAAAAATGCGAGATAGCGACAAAATGTATAGAAAAGCGAAAGAACTAGAGAAACGATTAACAAAAATTGATAAATTAGATAAACCAAATAAAGATAAAGTTATAAAAATGAATTTTGACCAACAACATAGATCTAGTAAACGTGTCTATGAGCTTAAAAATATTAGTAAAAGTTATCAAAATAAACCAGTATTTAGTGATTTAAATCTTGAAATATTTTATCAAGATACTTTAACAATCATCGGTGATAATGGGAGTGGAAAATCAACCCTATTAAAAATTATGATGCAAGAAATAAGTCCTGATCAAGGAACAGTTCAAGTTGGGTCAAGAGTTAAGGTGGGGTATCTTCCTCAAGAAATAATCTTTAATGATGAATCCTTAACTATCTTGGAAACCTATCAAAAATTCTTTGAGTGTACGACTTTAAAAGCAAGGAATGCTCTTGCTGGAGTACTATTTACAAAGGAAGATGTATTTAAAAAAATAAATGTACTATCAGGTGGAGAAAAAATAAGATTAAAATTACTAATGCTTATGGACCAACAGGTCAATGTCTTATTATTAGATGAACCGACAAATCATTTAGATATTGATTCAAGAGAAATATTAGAAAATAGTTTATTGTCATTTAAAGGGACTTTAATTGTGATATCTCATGATAGATATCTAATAAATAAATTATCAAATAGAATTGCGGAAATTGAAAATAATAGATTAAAAGTTTATGAGGGTGACTTTGACTCATATTTGATAGAGAAACAAAAAGAAAGGGATAAACAAAAAGAAGCAGTAAATAAAGAGAAAATGAAAAGGTCTTTTAAGAAAAAAACTGAGAAAATAAATAAACAAGATAATATATCAGAAGAAAAAATATTAGAGGAAATAGAAAAGAAAGAAAATCAAATAACCGATATCATTCATCAGATGAATTTAAATTATAGAGATGGAGTACGTTTAAAAGAATTGAATAATGAGAAAGATGAGCTTGAAAAAGAAATTGAAGAACTGTATGAGTGTTTAGAAAATTAA